Part of the Streptomyces europaeiscabiei genome is shown below.
CGCAGCCCGGCGGGGTTGCCCGAGGATTCGATGGCGATGTCCGCCGCCAGCCCCTCCATTCCGTCCCCGCCACTCACGGGGCCGCCGATCCGTACGGTCGAGTCGGCGCCCACCTGCTTGGCGACGGCCAGCGGCGCCTCGTGGACATCGGTCACGGTGATCTCACCGGCTCCGGCTGCGCGCAGCGCCGCGACCACCAGGCAGCCGATCGGTCCGGCGCCGGTCACCAGGACCCGCTTGCCCCGTACGTCGCCGGCCTGTCGTACCGCGTGCCAGGCGACCGCCGCGGGCTCGGCGACTGCGGCGAGCCGCAGGTCGAGCCCCACAGGCAGGGGCAGGACCCGTTCCGCGGGCACCACCAGGACATCGGCGAAGCCGCCCTGGACGTGGGGGTTGCGGGCGGCGCTGCCCAGATAGCCGGTGTCCAGGCAGGTGTTGCGCCGTCCCGCCGCGCACTGTCGGCACGTGCCGCAGGAGGCCAAGGGGTGCACGGCCACCGGGGTTCCGGGCGGTGGTGCCTGCGCGCCGGGGCCCGCCGCGCGTACCAGGCCGACGATCTCGTGGCCGAGGACAAGCGGTTCGCGCAGCCGGAACTCGCCGACCGCGCCGTGCCGCCAGTAGTGGAGGTCGGAGCCGCAGATCCCGCCGTAGCGGATGTCGACCGCCACCTCGCCGGGTCCGGGCACCGGCACCGGCCGCTCCTCCACGCGCAGGTCGCCCGCCCCGTGGGCCACGACCGCTCGCATCGTCGATGAGGAAGACGAAGAAGACGAAGAAGACGAGGAAGACGAAGAAGACGAAGAAGACGAGGGAGACGCGGAGGACGAGGGAGACGCGGAGGACGAGGGAGATGAGGGCGAGTTAGATGGGTTCGAGCTCGATGAGTTTGGTGAGTTCATCGGGTTCCTCCGTGGATACTCCGGCGTTTATGCCGGAGAGGAAACGGATTCCTGCGGAGCAGGGCAAGGGGCGAGATCGTGCCCTGACCCGGAGGTTTGATCTTAAGTCGCAGCCTCGCTAGTTTGTGAGCGTGACCGCGAAGCATGTGAAGCGGGCGTTCAAGTACCGCTTCTATCCGACGGATGCGCAGGCGGCGGAGCTGTCGCGCACCTTCGGATGCGTGCGCAAGGTCTACAACCTCGCCCTCGCCGCTCGCACGGAGGCGTGGGCACGCCAGGAGCGGGTCAACTACAACGCCACTTCGGCGATGCTGACCGCCTGGAAGAAGACCGGGGAACTCTCGTTCCTGTCCGAGGTGTCGTCGGTCCCGCTCCAGCAGTGCCTGCGGCATTTGCAGACGGCGTTCACCAACTTCTTCGCCAGGCGGGCCAAGTACCCGCGCTTCAAGTCGCGGAAGAAGCCGGCGAAGTCCGCCGAGTACACCACCTCCGGTTTCCGCTTCCGGGAAGGGAAGCTGACCCTGGCGAAGATGTCCAGTCCGCTGGACATCGTGTGGTCCAGGCCCTTGCCGGAAGGCGCGAGCCCTTCGACGGTGACCGTCTCTCAGGACAGCGCGGGGCGCTGGTTCGTCTCGATGCTGTGCGAGGACCCATCCGTCAGAGCGCTCCCCGCGGGCGACAGCGCGGTGGGCATCGATGTCGGCCTGGACCACCTCCTGACCCTCTCGACGGGGGAGAAGATCGCCAACCCTCGCCATGAGCGCCAGGACCGCGCCCGGCTGGCCAGGGCTCAGCGGAATCTGATGAAGAAGACGAAAGGTTCGGCGAACCGGGCCAAGGCCCGGCGCAAGGTCGCCAAGGTGCACGCCCGGATCGCCGACCGGCGACGCAACCTGCTCCACCAGCTCACCACTCGGCTCGTGCGTGAAAACCAAACGCTCGTGATCGAGGACCTGACCGTACGCAACATGGTCAAGAACCGCTCCCTCGCCCGTGCCATCAGCGACGCCGCATGGCATGAGTTCCGGAGCTTTCTGGAGTACAAGGCAGCGTGGTACGGAAGGGAAGTCGTGGTCGTGGACCGCTTCTTCCCCTCCTCCAGGCTGTGCTCCACCTGCGGCATCCTCCGGGAAAGGATGCCGCTGCATGTCCGGACCTGGACGTGCGGCTGCGGAACGACCCACGACCGGGACGTGAACGCGGCGAAGAACCTGTTGGCGGCCGGACGGGCCGTTACAGCCTGTGGAGTTGGTGTAAGACCTCAACGGAGTTCTCCGGGCGGGCAGTCGGCGATGAAACAGGAAGCCTCACGGCGCGAGCCGTAGGAATCTCCTCCCTTCAGGGAGGAGAGCGTCAAGTCCTCGGTCCTTCTCAGATGACCGCGGTCAGGCCGCCGTCGACGGCGATCACCTGACCGTTGACGAAGTCCGACGCGGGGGCGGCGAGCCACACCAGCGTGCCGACGAGATCCTCGACCGAGGCCCAGCGTCCGGCCGGGGTGCGGCCCCGGATCCAGGAGTCGAAGGCGGGGTCGTCGACGAGGGGGCGGGTCAGTTCGGTGACCACATAGCCGGGCGCCAGGCCGTTGACCGTCAGCCCCGACCCGGCCCACTCCGCGCACATGCCCCGGGTCAGCATGGCGAGGCCGCCCTTGGAGGCCGCATAGGCGGCGATGCCGGGACGGGCGAGCCAGGTCTGGACGGAACAGATGTTGACGATCTTTCCGTGGCCGCGCCCGACCATGCCCGCGGCCACCGTGCGGCCGACCAGGAAGGCGCTGGTGAGGTTGGTGTGCAGGACCCGTTCGAAGTTGTCGGCTGAGACCTGGAGGAGCGGTTCGCGGTGCTGTACGCCCGTGTTGTTGACCAGGATGTCCAGCGGGCCGACCCCGTTCTCTATTTCCTGGACCGCCGTCTGTACGGCCGCCTCGTCGGTGACGTCGAAGGGTACGGCGTGCACCTTGGTCCCGGTGCGTACGGCGAGTTCGGCGCGGGCGCGTTCCAGGGCCTCGGGATCGCGGCCGTTGAGGACGAGTTCGGCGCCCGCCTCGGCCAGTCCCGCAGCCAGGGCGTATCCGATGCCCTTGCTGGATCCGGTGATCAGGGCCAGTCGGCCGGAGAGGTCGAACAGCGAAGGCCCCTTGGCTGAAACCGTCATGACCGGCCTCCCGTCGGACCGTTCCCGGTTCCCATTCCCATTCCCATTCCCATTCCCATTCCGGTGATGGTTCCGGTTCCGTAGTAGTGCATGAGTGCGGCGTTGTCGGCGTCGCCGTGGCCCGCCGCGGCCAGCCAGCGGTGGAGTTCGGAGACGGCGGTGGTGACCGGCAGCGGCACTCCTTGCGAGCGTGCGTAGTCGCGGGCCGCCTCCAGGTCCTTGACCATGTTGCTGACCCGTCCGGTGGGGGTGAGATCGATCTCGGCGAACTTGACGAAGAACTCCTGGAGCAGTGCCGAGTCGGCCCTGCCCCCGGTGAGCGCCGCCTGTACCTGCCGTGGCGGCAGACCGGCCGCCCGCACCAGGGCGGCGGCCTCGGCGAGGGCGGCGAGACCACAGCCGACCAGCACCTGGTTGACGGACTTGACCAGCTGCCCCGAGCCGGCCGGGCCGAGGTGGGTGAGCTGGGAGGAGAGCGCCCCGAGCACGGGCAGCGCCCGCTCCACCTGGTCGTCCTCGCCGCCGAGCATCAGCGTCAACTCGCCGCGCTCCGCGCCCGGCGCGCCGCCCGACAGAGGGGCGTCGACCCAGCCGGCGCCGAGCTTCGCCGCACGTTCGGCGAAGTCGCGGGTACGCCCGGGATCGATGCTGGACATGTCGATGACCAGGACGCCCTCGGGTGTGGCGGTGAGGACCCCTTCGGGGCCGAAGACCACATGCTCGACGATGTCAGCGGTGTTGAGGGAGAGGATCACCACGGAGGACGAGGCGAGCTGCGCCGCCGAGTCCGCTGGGACGGCGCCGTCCCGGGCGAGCCCTGCCACAGCGTCCTGCCGGACGTCGTAGACCCGCACGATGCGTTCACGCCGCAGCAGTCTGCGGGCGATGGCCGACCCCATGACCCCGAGCCCGGCGAGCCCCACCTCTGGATGTCCTGACACTCGAACCAACCCCTCCTGAACCAAATGCTGTACGTCGAACAACATATTGGCCGCAAGTGACGGGGAAGTGCAACTGTCCGCCGCTGTGCATCCTCGTATGTTCAGCATATTGGCTTGAGTCCCGCATACTGTTACGGTCCTGGGCGTCCACAGATGTACGGCGCGTTACCGCGCACCGTCGAGACGGAAGGGCGGCATGCCATGCAGGGGCGAACGATGACATCCCGGCCTGCCGACGGGGTGAGCGACCGGAAGAACCCCGGCCTGCACCGTGCGCTCGTCACCAGTTCGGTGGGCAGTGCCCTCGAGTGCTACGACTTCGCCATCTACGGCACCGCCTCGGCCCTGGTGTTCAGGCACCTCTTCTTCCCCGGACTCGGCCCGGCGGTCGGGTCGTCGCCATCGTCGCCACCTACGCGGTCGGCTTCTTCGCCCGCCCGCTCGGCGGGCTCTTCTTCGGCTCGCTCGGAGACCGACACGGTCGTAAGGCCGTGCTGGTGGTGACCGTCGCGCTGATGGGCGGCTCGTCCTTCGCCATCGGACTGCTGCCCACCCACCACACGGCCGGTGTGTGGAGCCCCGTCCTGTTGATGTTCCTGCGCCTGCTCCAGGGCTTCGGAGCCGGAGCGGAACAGGCCGGGGCCTCGACGCTGATGGCCGAGTACGCCCCGCCGGCCCGACGCGGCTACTACGCGGCACTGCCCTTCGTCGTTCAGCATCAGCTACGTGACCACCGTGATCGGCGTCTCCACCTCGGTCGGCCCGCTCGCCGTGGCCTGCGCGTCGCTCGCCGGTATCGTCACCATCCCGCTGTTCGGCATGCTCTCCGACCGGATCGGCAGGGTCCCGCTCTACCGGATGGCCGCACTGTTCCAGGCGGTCCTCGCCGTCCCCGCCTTCGCGCTGATGAGCTCCGGGAACACCGTGCTGATCTGCGTGGTCATCACCCTCGGCATCGGAGTCGGCGTCAGCGGCATGCTGGGGTCCCAGTGCGCGCTGCTCGCCGAACTGTTCGGGGCGAGGCACCGCTACACCGGCGTCGCGATCGGGCGGGAGTTCAGCGCGATCGTCGCCGGCGGTATCGCCCCGTTGCTCGGCGCGACGCTGCTGCTGGCTTTCAACGACGCCTGGTGGCCGCTGGCGGCCTACGTCGTCCTCCTCTCGCTGATCACCTTCGTCACCACCTTCGTCACTCCGGAGACCCGGGGCCGGGATCTCACCGATCTCGCCGACGCCCGCTGAGCGATCCGGCCGCCCCTCGGCGGCCCGGACCCCGGACGCCGGGCCCTGAGACAGCCGGCCCCGCGCCCTGCCCCCTGCCCGCGGGCGCGGGGCCGACACCCATACGACCCCACGGAACAGCACACCGAGTCGAGACCGCCACGGAAACGGAGAAGGAAACAGTGATGAAGGACGAGACCCAGGTGGTGCTCGGGATCGACCTGGGTACCACCGCGACCAAAGTGGTCGCGGTGGACGGTGCCTCCCGTGTGGTCTCGACCGTCGAGCGACCCGCACCCCTGCGCACCGGACGGCACGGGGAAGCCGTCCACGACCCGGAGACGGTGCTGGCCGGAGCGATCGAAGCGGTCCGGGAGAGCGCCGGGATCTGCGCCGGGCGCGGTCTCCCGGTCGTCGCCCTGTCCTTCAGCGCCGCGCTGCACACCCTGCTCGCCCTGGACTCCTCCGGCGAACCGCTGACCCCGGCGCTGAGCTGGGCCGACACCCGGGCCGCCGACATCGCCCGACGGCTGCGCGCGACCGGAAGCGCCGACGCGCTGCACCGGGCGACCGGAACCCCCGTGCACTCCATGGCCCCGCTCACCAAACTCGCCTGGTTCACGGCACACGAGCCCGACCTCGTACGGCGCACGGCCACGTGGTGCGGCCTGAAGGACTACGTCCTCTCCCGGTTCACCGGTCGGCTGGTCACCGACCGGTCCTGCGCCTCCGCCACCGGCCTGCTGGACATGCGCACCACCCGATGGCACGGCCCCGCCCTGGACATCGCCGGGGTGAGCGCCGACCGACTGCCCGAACTCGTGCCGACGACCGCCGCGTTCACCCTGCTCCCCGGCATCGCCGCCGCGCTGGGCCTGCCCGCCGGGCTGCCCGTGGTCGCGGGGGCCGGGGACGGCCCGCTGGCCAATCTCGCCGTCGGGGCCACCGCTCCGGCAACGGCCGCGCTGTCCCTCGGCACCAGCGGCGCCCTCCGTGTCGTACGCGACCGGCCCGGCGTGGACGAACGCTGCCGGGTGTTCTGCTACCACCTCGCGGACGGGCTGTGGGTACTCGGCGGGGCGGTCAGCAACGCCGGGGTCGTCGCCCAGTGGGCCGCCGAGTCCTTCGGCGGCGTCGACGTGGGCGATCTGCTGAAGGAGGCGGGCCAGGTGGAGCCGGGCGCCGAGGGCCTGATCGCCCTGCCGCATCTGCTCGGGGAACGCGCACCCTGGTGGGACCCGGACGCGTGCGGCGCCCTGATCGGGCTGCGCCGCGGACACGGCAGGGCCCACATGACCCGGGCCATGATCGAGGGTGTTGGGCAGCAACTCGCCCTGGTGCGCGACTCCTTGCTCGCCGCCGACGCACCGATCACCTCGGTACGGGCCACCGGGGGCGCCCTGCGCTCCCCCCTGTGGGCGGAGATCGTCGCCGCCGCGCTCGATATGCCGCTGGAGATCACCGACGACACCGCGGGCTCGGGCTTCGGCGCGACGATGCTCGCCCGGCACGCGCTCGGCGCCCTGCCCTCGCTGACCTCCCCGGTGCCCGGTGCCCGCGTCCACCGCACCGTGACCCCCGATCCGACGGCGGCGCGACGGCTGGCGGAGACCCGCGGACTCAGCGAACAGCTGTACCAGCTCCTGCGCGAGGTGCAGAGGCCGCACCTGTGACCACCGCGCCGGCGTCCCGCCGCAGTCGTGCCGCCTCCGCGACCGTGACCAGGGGAAGCAGGGCGAGCATCGCGAACGCCACCCGGTAGGGCGCGGCGGGACCGGCCAGTCCCAGGAGGGGCGCTATCGAGCCCGCCGCGTGCAGCGCCAGGGCGCCGAAGGCGACCCCGAGGCCGACGGCGAGCTGCTGCACCGTGCTGGAGAGCGCGTTGACGCCGCTGGTACGGTCCGCCTCGATGTCGGCGAAGCCGATCGTCGCGTACGCGCTGAGCGAGACGGACCGGCACACACCACTCATGAACAGCACGGACACCACGACGGCCAACGGCGTGTGCGGGCCGAGCAGCCCGCACAGCACGAAGGTCACCGCCGTCGCGACCCCGTTCACCAACAGCACCGTACGGAAGCCGAAGCGGCGCAGCAGCGCGGTGGTGAGCGGTTTGACGGCGACGTTGCACGCGAACACCGCGATGAGCACCAGCCCGGCGGTGGCCGCGCTCCAGCCGAAGGCCCCCTGGAACATCAGGGGCAGCAGGAACGGCACGGCGGTGA
Proteins encoded:
- a CDS encoding L-idonate 5-dehydrogenase; the protein is MRAVVAHGAGDLRVEERPVPVPGPGEVAVDIRYGGICGSDLHYWRHGAVGEFRLREPLVLGHEIVGLVRAAGPGAQAPPPGTPVAVHPLASCGTCRQCAAGRRNTCLDTGYLGSAARNPHVQGGFADVLVVPAERVLPLPVGLDLRLAAVAEPAAVAWHAVRQAGDVRGKRVLVTGAGPIGCLVVAALRAAGAGEITVTDVHEAPLAVAKQVGADSTVRIGGPVSGGDGMEGLAADIAIESSGNPAGLRTCVYGVDRGGLVVGLGLLPPGDTPVAANAVITRELRLVGSFRFDTELGEVLRALADGRLPVDPVVTSVLPVAHTGEAFELAADPARSCKVLLDFADAAKP
- a CDS encoding RNA-guided endonuclease InsQ/TnpB family protein, with the translated sequence MTAKHVKRAFKYRFYPTDAQAAELSRTFGCVRKVYNLALAARTEAWARQERVNYNATSAMLTAWKKTGELSFLSEVSSVPLQQCLRHLQTAFTNFFARRAKYPRFKSRKKPAKSAEYTTSGFRFREGKLTLAKMSSPLDIVWSRPLPEGASPSTVTVSQDSAGRWFVSMLCEDPSVRALPAGDSAVGIDVGLDHLLTLSTGEKIANPRHERQDRARLARAQRNLMKKTKGSANRAKARRKVAKVHARIADRRRNLLHQLTTRLVRENQTLVIEDLTVRNMVKNRSLARAISDAAWHEFRSFLEYKAAWYGREVVVVDRFFPSSRLCSTCGILRERMPLHVRTWTCGCGTTHDRDVNAAKNLLAAGRAVTACGVGVRPQRSSPGGQSAMKQEASRREP
- a CDS encoding SDR family oxidoreductase, producing MTVSAKGPSLFDLSGRLALITGSSKGIGYALAAGLAEAGAELVLNGRDPEALERARAELAVRTGTKVHAVPFDVTDEAAVQTAVQEIENGVGPLDILVNNTGVQHREPLLQVSADNFERVLHTNLTSAFLVGRTVAAGMVGRGHGKIVNICSVQTWLARPGIAAYAASKGGLAMLTRGMCAEWAGSGLTVNGLAPGYVVTELTRPLVDDPAFDSWIRGRTPAGRWASVEDLVGTLVWLAAPASDFVNGQVIAVDGGLTAVI
- a CDS encoding NAD(P)-dependent oxidoreductase, whose translation is MSGHPEVGLAGLGVMGSAIARRLLRRERIVRVYDVRQDAVAGLARDGAVPADSAAQLASSSVVILSLNTADIVEHVVFGPEGVLTATPEGVLVIDMSSIDPGRTRDFAERAAKLGAGWVDAPLSGGAPGAERGELTLMLGGEDDQVERALPVLGALSSQLTHLGPAGSGQLVKSVNQVLVGCGLAALAEAAALVRAAGLPPRQVQAALTGGRADSALLQEFFVKFAEIDLTPTGRVSNMVKDLEAARDYARSQGVPLPVTTAVSELHRWLAAAGHGDADNAALMHYYGTGTITGMGMGMGMGMGTGNGPTGGRS
- a CDS encoding MFS transporter, whose translation is MTTVIGVSTSVGPLAVACASLAGIVTIPLFGMLSDRIGRVPLYRMAALFQAVLAVPAFALMSSGNTVLICVVITLGIGVGVSGMLGSQCALLAELFGARHRYTGVAIGREFSAIVAGGIAPLLGATLLLAFNDAWWPLAAYVVLLSLITFVTTFVTPETRGRDLTDLADAR
- a CDS encoding gluconokinase; translated protein: MKDETQVVLGIDLGTTATKVVAVDGASRVVSTVERPAPLRTGRHGEAVHDPETVLAGAIEAVRESAGICAGRGLPVVALSFSAALHTLLALDSSGEPLTPALSWADTRAADIARRLRATGSADALHRATGTPVHSMAPLTKLAWFTAHEPDLVRRTATWCGLKDYVLSRFTGRLVTDRSCASATGLLDMRTTRWHGPALDIAGVSADRLPELVPTTAAFTLLPGIAAALGLPAGLPVVAGAGDGPLANLAVGATAPATAALSLGTSGALRVVRDRPGVDERCRVFCYHLADGLWVLGGAVSNAGVVAQWAAESFGGVDVGDLLKEAGQVEPGAEGLIALPHLLGERAPWWDPDACGALIGLRRGHGRAHMTRAMIEGVGQQLALVRDSLLAADAPITSVRATGGALRSPLWAEIVAAALDMPLEITDDTAGSGFGATMLARHALGALPSLTSPVPGARVHRTVTPDPTAARRLAETRGLSEQLYQLLREVQRPHL
- a CDS encoding MFS transporter, translating into MPNAGGALFRASITAVPFLLPLMFQGAFGWSAATAGLVLIAVFACNVAVKPLTTALLRRFGFRTVLLVNGVATAVTFVLCGLLGPHTPLAVVVSVLFMSGVCRSVSLSAYATIGFADIEADRTSGVNALSSTVQQLAVGLGVAFGALALHAAGSIAPLLGLAGPAAPYRVAFAMLALLPLVTVAEAARLRRDAGAVVTGAASAPRAGAGTAVR